In Candidatus Nezhaarchaeota archaeon, a genomic segment contains:
- a CDS encoding ribbon-helix-helix domain-containing protein, which yields MPSKSELRVVSVHLPEAYIDGLNKLIDLKLYPNRSEAIRAAIRDLLRKELWERPPRRTLAKEAGVDLGQRGRKVYAKPSHPPSRQ from the coding sequence GCTTAGAGTAGTAAGCGTCCACCTCCCAGAGGCCTACATAGATGGGCTCAATAAGCTCATCGACCTTAAGCTCTACCCTAACCGAAGCGAGGCCATAAGGGCTGCCATAAGGGACTTGCTTAGAAAGGAGCTGTGGGAGAGGCCCCCTAGGCGCACGCTAGCCAAGGAGGCTGGCGTAGACCTTGGACAGCGGGGCCGCAAGGTTTATGCTAAGCCAAGCCATCCCCCCAGCCGACAATGA